Proteins encoded within one genomic window of Cottoperca gobio unplaced genomic scaffold, fCotGob3.1 fCotGob3_158arrow_ctg1, whole genome shotgun sequence:
- the LOC115004655 gene encoding gastrula zinc finger protein XlCGF8.2DB-like: MADTNGHLSREGEEADYPESLEGGASEQQLYEEVEVKLEEEDDDEEFSRQDAVSSSGTGRSPGSEQRADVKVKKEHQCDECSKSFDWPCRLRIHQRNHTGEKPFECPDCDKRFKSNAILSAHLKTHGAARPFCCHECGKCFLQRQALVEHVRTHTGERPFNCQLCSLSFSAKGHLQRHLLTHTGERRHQCVECGKCYKRKEHLSSHMRVHSGERPYNCMNCGRSYREPGRLRLHLRTHTGDSKRHVCALCGLHLVSANHLQRHMQTHGGERPHRCPDCSKRFSRKDKMMEHMRIHTGEKPYQCSQCTLSFRWRAALNAHTHTHRGGRAALIGQCSDSR; the protein is encoded by the exons ATGGCGGATACAAACGGTCACCTGAGTCGAGAGGGAG AGGAGGCAGATTACCCAGAATCCCTTGAGGGTGGCGCCtctgagcagcagctctacgAGGAGGTGGAAGTTAAGTTGGAGGAAGAGGACGACGATGAAGAATTCAGTCGCCAGGACGCTGTGAGCAGCAGCGGGACTGGAAGAAGTCCAGGCAGCGAGCAGAGAGCGGACGTTAAAGTGAAGAAGGAGCATCAGTGCGACGAGTGTTCGAAGAGCTTCGACTGGCCGTGTCGCCTGAGGATCCACCAGAGGAATCACACGGGGGAGAAACCGTTCGAGTGCCCCGACTGTGACAAACGCTTTAAGAGTAACGCCATCCTGTCGGCCCACCTGAAGACTCACGGCGCCGCGCGGCCATTCTGCTGCCACGAGTGTGGGAAGTGTTTCCTGCAGAGGCAGGCGCTGGTGGAGCACGTGAGGACTCACACGGGCGAGCGGCCCTTTAACTGTCAGCTCTGCAGCCTGAGCTTCTCCGCTAAGGGCCACCTGCAGCGCCACCTGCTGACGCACACGGGCGAGCGGCGCCACCAGTGTGTGGAGTGCGGGAAGTGCTACAAGAGGAAGGAACACCTCAGCAGCCACATGCGCGTCCACAGCGGCGAGCGTCCCTACAACTGCATGAACTGCGGCCGCAGCTACAGAGAGCCAGGACGCCTCCGGCTGCACCTGAGGACGCACACCGGGGACAGTAAACGCCACGTCTGCGCGCTTTGTGGGCTGCACCTGGTGTCGGCCAATCACCTGCAGAGGCACATGCAGACGCACGGCGGCGAGCGGCCACACCGCTGCCCTGACTGCAGCAAGCGCTTCAGCAGGAAGGACAAGATGATGGAGCACATGAGGATCCACACGGGAGAGAAACCGTACCAGTGCTCGCAGTGCACGCTCAGCTTCAGGTGGAGGGCGGCGCTcaacgctcacacacacacacaccgcggCGGGAGAGCCGCTCTGATTGGACAGTGTTCGGACTCGCGCtga